The proteins below are encoded in one region of Candidatus Anaeroferrophillus wilburensis:
- the crcB gene encoding fluoride efflux transporter CrcB, producing MVHLLFIGLGGFFGAIGRFLITGWVHNQVGTAMPYGTLAVNVAGSFLLALLLQGFTALPELPPQLKSSITIGFLGAFTTFSTFSVDTLHFIEHGNWQKALINILLNVIICLGAAGLGLGLGKVWH from the coding sequence ATGGTTCATTTGCTTTTTATCGGTCTCGGTGGTTTTTTTGGTGCTATTGGTCGTTTTCTGATCACCGGCTGGGTCCACAACCAGGTTGGCACCGCCATGCCTTACGGCACCCTGGCCGTTAACGTTGCCGGCTCATTTCTGCTCGCCCTCCTGCTGCAAGGCTTCACTGCCCTCCCCGAACTTCCCCCCCAGCTGAAAAGCTCCATAACCATAGGCTTCCTGGGGGCCTTCACCACCTTTTCAACATTCAGTGTTGACACTCTGCACTTTATTGAACATGGCAACTGGCAGAAAGCCCTGATTAATATTCTGCTGAATGTGATTATCTGCCTGGGGGCGGCCGGATTAGGTCTGGGATTGGGGAAAGTATGGCACTAA
- the aroF gene encoding 3-deoxy-7-phosphoheptulonate synthase codes for MLIVMDKEASQEAIDRTVKAVESMGFHGRVIPGAGRVAIGVVGNQGYVEDTAISRLPGVSHVIHVTKPYKLVSRDFHPQDTIVTVDDLQVGEGYDPVIIAGPCSVESEEQMFATAEQVKRSGAHMLRGGAFKPRTGPHNFQGLGEAGLRLLSEAGKSNGLPVVTEVMRIGQLELVARYADVLQIGARNMQNFDLLKEVGKIDKPVLLKRGMCATLDEFLAAAEYILVGGNPRVILCERGIRTFETATRNTMDLAIVPLVKEKSHLPIIVDPSHATGKSSLVAPMTVAGLVVGAHGVMVEVHPQPECALSDGLQSLDFVTFDRLMQRVKHCLPKVE; via the coding sequence ATGTTAATTGTGATGGATAAAGAAGCTTCGCAGGAGGCCATCGACCGAACAGTAAAGGCGGTGGAATCAATGGGCTTTCACGGTCGGGTTATTCCCGGTGCCGGCCGGGTTGCCATTGGCGTGGTTGGCAATCAGGGGTATGTTGAAGATACGGCTATCTCCCGGCTTCCAGGAGTTTCCCATGTTATTCATGTGACTAAACCGTATAAGCTGGTCAGCCGTGATTTTCACCCTCAGGATACCATTGTCACGGTGGATGACTTACAGGTCGGCGAAGGCTATGACCCGGTTATCATTGCCGGACCCTGCTCGGTGGAGTCGGAAGAGCAGATGTTTGCCACTGCCGAGCAGGTGAAAAGATCCGGGGCGCATATGCTTCGTGGGGGAGCATTTAAACCTCGTACTGGGCCGCATAATTTTCAAGGTTTAGGTGAAGCTGGCCTGCGGTTGTTGAGTGAGGCCGGCAAGAGCAATGGTTTGCCGGTGGTGACCGAAGTCATGCGTATCGGCCAATTGGAGTTAGTAGCCCGTTACGCTGATGTGTTGCAGATCGGTGCCCGCAATATGCAGAATTTTGATTTGCTGAAAGAGGTTGGTAAAATCGACAAGCCGGTTCTCCTCAAACGAGGCATGTGTGCCACTCTTGATGAGTTTTTGGCCGCGGCGGAATATATTCTGGTGGGCGGCAATCCCCGAGTCATCCTGTGTGAGCGTGGCATCAGAACCTTTGAAACGGCGACCAGAAATACCATGGATCTGGCGATTGTGCCGCTGGTTAAGGAAAAATCCCACCTGCCAATTATTGTCGATCCTTCCCACGCGACGGGAAAGAGTTCCCTGGTTGCGCCGATGACTGTCGCCGGTCTTGTTGTCGGGGCTCACGGGGTGATGGTTGAGGTCCATCCACAGCCGGAATGTGCCCTTTCTGACGGTTTGCAGTCCCTCGATTTTGTCACTTTTGACCGGCTCATGCAGCGGGTGAAGCATTGTTTGCCTAAAGTTGAGTAG
- a CDS encoding DUF2065 domain-containing protein: MKLFFTACGLALVIEGMPYFLFPSGIKRLLASLQEMPAQSLRLFGLTAMLIGVAIMYLAKMS, encoded by the coding sequence ATGAAACTTTTTTTCACGGCATGCGGTCTGGCTCTGGTCATTGAAGGGATGCCCTATTTTCTCTTTCCCTCCGGGATAAAGCGTCTATTGGCATCGCTGCAGGAAATGCCGGCCCAGTCGCTGAGATTGTTCGGCCTGACAGCAATGCTGATCGGCGTAGCCATCATGTACCTTGCCAAAATGAGCTAG
- the queA gene encoding tRNA preQ1(34) S-adenosylmethionine ribosyltransferase-isomerase QueA, translating to MDVDLFSYDLPPGHIAQHPLPSRDQSRMLVLGRQQEDVHDSRFCQLASWLEAGDLLVYNDTRVLPARLLGRKMTGGQVEVFLLDYQHGSPTEEVWQCLYKSSKSVRLGQEICFGEEMRGRVVAPSTANPGAITLLTDQDRTVRKVINAIGKVPLPPYIKRDPGDDDRHRYQTIFAEVGKQGAVAAPTAGLHFTPELLASLKAAGVLFAPLTLHVGLGTFSPVKAAVVEDHQIHRELFEISTTTLERIAETKSKGKRVIAIGTTVTRALEYQARTGHQQGWCDLFIYPGYIFQVIDGLITNFHLPRSTLLMLVAAYAGRQRMLAAYRHAVREGYRFYSYGDGMLIL from the coding sequence ATGGATGTTGACCTTTTTTCCTATGACCTGCCACCAGGGCATATCGCCCAGCATCCTCTGCCGTCCCGCGATCAGTCCCGGATGCTGGTTCTCGGTCGTCAGCAGGAGGATGTTCATGACAGCCGGTTTTGCCAACTTGCTTCATGGCTGGAGGCTGGAGATCTTTTGGTCTACAATGATACCAGGGTGCTGCCAGCTCGCTTGCTGGGCCGCAAAATGACCGGTGGGCAAGTGGAAGTCTTTCTGCTTGACTATCAGCATGGCAGCCCCACCGAGGAAGTCTGGCAATGTCTGTACAAGTCCTCCAAATCAGTTCGTTTGGGGCAGGAGATTTGTTTTGGTGAGGAGATGCGCGGGCGTGTTGTGGCTCCTTCGACTGCCAACCCAGGGGCTATCACGCTGCTGACGGATCAGGACAGGACAGTTCGGAAGGTTATTAATGCCATCGGCAAGGTACCTTTGCCTCCCTATATCAAACGAGATCCCGGGGATGATGATCGACACCGCTATCAGACTATTTTTGCCGAGGTGGGCAAGCAGGGAGCCGTTGCTGCTCCCACGGCAGGACTTCATTTTACGCCGGAGCTGCTCGCCAGCCTGAAGGCGGCCGGAGTCCTGTTTGCCCCGCTGACGCTCCATGTGGGGCTGGGTACCTTTTCACCGGTGAAAGCTGCCGTGGTGGAAGATCACCAGATTCACCGGGAGTTGTTCGAGATTTCCACCACTACTCTGGAGCGCATTGCCGAAACAAAAAGCAAGGGCAAACGGGTCATAGCCATCGGCACCACGGTTACCAGGGCGCTTGAGTATCAAGCCAGAACCGGCCACCAGCAAGGCTGGTGTGATCTGTTCATCTATCCAGGCTATATCTTTCAGGTCATTGATGGTTTAATTACCAATTTTCACCTTCCCCGTTCTACTTTGCTGATGCTGGTAGCCGCCTATGCCGGCCGCCAGCGCATGCTAGCAGCATACCGTCACGCGGTCAGGGAGGGATACCGTTTTTACAGCTATGGCGACGGAATGCTGATACTCTGA
- the tgt gene encoding tRNA guanosine(34) transglycosylase Tgt, whose product MNCFSLTANDQGSAARLGRLRTEHGVIETPCFMPVGTRATVKGITPLQLKEEIGAQIILANTYHLFLRPGHQLIADLGGLHSFMGWDGPILTDSGGFQVFSLSSLRTLEEQGVTFRSPVDGSRHLLTPERAIEVQEALGADIIMAFDECTPYPVDFKRARESLQLTARWARRSKAARRRSDNLLFGIVQGSMFEELRRESADLTLEVDFDGYAVGGLSVGEEKALMLDMIRVTSPMLPPDRPRYLMGVGKPEDLVQAVAAGIDMFDCVLPTRNARNGMYFTWQGPLSIKQARYKADALPVDEQCSCYVCRNFSRAYLRHLFMASEILSSVLATIHNLYFYHQLMAKIRDHLQAGTFTAFMDGVLPLLLSGAGERKA is encoded by the coding sequence ATGAATTGTTTTTCTCTGACTGCCAATGATCAGGGCAGTGCCGCCCGTTTGGGACGATTGCGCACGGAGCATGGGGTTATTGAAACGCCTTGTTTTATGCCGGTGGGAACCAGGGCGACCGTTAAAGGGATAACTCCTTTGCAGCTGAAGGAGGAGATCGGTGCCCAGATCATTCTTGCCAATACCTACCATCTGTTTTTGCGTCCCGGCCATCAGCTGATTGCCGATCTTGGTGGGCTGCATTCATTTATGGGGTGGGACGGGCCAATCCTCACCGACAGCGGTGGTTTCCAGGTGTTCAGCCTTTCATCCCTGCGTACGCTTGAAGAGCAGGGGGTGACGTTCCGCTCCCCGGTGGATGGCAGTCGGCATCTCCTGACTCCTGAACGGGCAATTGAGGTGCAGGAGGCCCTGGGTGCCGACATTATTATGGCCTTTGATGAATGCACCCCCTATCCGGTGGATTTTAAACGGGCCAGGGAATCTCTCCAGCTGACCGCCCGCTGGGCCCGGCGCTCCAAGGCAGCTCGCCGGCGGTCTGACAATCTGCTTTTTGGCATTGTTCAGGGGAGTATGTTTGAAGAGCTGCGTCGTGAAAGTGCGGATCTGACCCTGGAGGTTGATTTTGACGGCTATGCTGTCGGGGGGCTCAGTGTTGGCGAGGAGAAAGCCCTGATGCTGGACATGATCCGGGTGACGTCTCCCATGCTGCCGCCTGATCGTCCCCGCTATCTTATGGGCGTGGGCAAGCCGGAAGACCTGGTACAGGCGGTGGCGGCCGGCATCGATATGTTCGACTGCGTCCTGCCCACCAGAAACGCCCGTAATGGCATGTACTTTACCTGGCAGGGGCCGCTAAGTATTAAACAAGCACGTTATAAGGCGGATGCGTTGCCCGTTGACGAGCAGTGTTCCTGTTATGTCTGCCGCAACTTTTCACGTGCTTATCTGCGTCATCTGTTCATGGCATCTGAAATTCTGTCATCAGTACTGGCAACGATCCATAATCTTTATTTTTATCATCAATTGATGGCAAAGATCAGAGATCATCTCCAGGCCGGAACATTTACCGCGTTCATGGACGGCGTCCTGCCACTGTTGCTGTCCGGGGCCGGCGAGCGAAAAGCATAA
- the yajC gene encoding preprotein translocase subunit YajC codes for MLGVAFAMAQNPAGGGPAGGLEGLKAFFPLILMFAIFYFLLIRPQQKKQKEHKNMLANLKRGDEIVTAGGLMGKVTAISDRVVTIEVADKIRVRILRSQVMTIVQGDLSS; via the coding sequence ATGTTAGGAGTAGCATTTGCCATGGCACAGAATCCTGCCGGGGGTGGACCGGCCGGTGGTCTTGAAGGATTAAAGGCTTTTTTCCCCCTTATCCTCATGTTCGCGATTTTTTATTTTCTGCTCATCCGACCGCAGCAGAAAAAGCAGAAGGAACATAAAAACATGCTGGCCAATCTCAAACGGGGAGATGAGATTGTGACTGCCGGTGGCTTAATGGGCAAGGTTACCGCCATCAGCGATCGGGTGGTTACGATAGAAGTGGCGGATAAAATCCGAGTGCGGATTCTCCGCAGTCAGGTAATGACCATTGTTCAGGGTGATCTGTCATCATAA
- the secD gene encoding protein translocase subunit SecD, with protein sequence MIKSVKLRLLIILATIILAGVYLMPSVVSDLPDWWGKVLPTDKIHLGLDLQGGIHLLMEVDVEKALSASTDRVAGEMQRLLRDKKIDFEQVKQVDAGTLSIVLTHAGDSSVIKDLLGNEMPQWQMMSAEEQVVSYRVSSDERRRIEKLAIDQAVETMRNRIDQFGVSEPEIRPQADNRILVQLPGIKDTRRAIDLIGKTALLEFKLVSESFDPRNLESGTLPDHLEVLYQQEYDPVTKKVVRQVPFVLEKESLMTGEYIADAKVRFNSQFGEPYVAMDFNSQGAKLFDRITAENVKRRLAIILDNHVYSAPVIQERIAGGKAQISGRFSAKEARDLAIVLRAGALPAPIRILEKRAVGPSLGHDSIRKGLISMVVGGLLVVLFMFAFYRLSGLVANLALVLNMLFILSILALAKATLTLPGIAGIVLTIGMAVDANVLIFERIKEELRLGKTPRAALDSGYGKAFLTIMDANITTLIAAIVLYQYGTGPIKGFAVTLSVGIISSLFTAIFVTRLVYDFIQERKALKRLSI encoded by the coding sequence ATGATTAAAAGTGTTAAGCTTCGCCTGCTGATTATCCTGGCCACCATTATCCTGGCAGGGGTTTACCTGATGCCGTCGGTGGTGTCCGACCTGCCTGACTGGTGGGGGAAGGTGCTGCCAACTGATAAGATCCATTTGGGTTTGGACCTTCAGGGTGGCATTCATCTGCTGATGGAGGTTGATGTTGAAAAAGCCCTCTCTGCTTCAACCGACCGGGTAGCCGGAGAAATGCAGCGCCTGCTGCGTGATAAAAAGATTGATTTTGAGCAGGTGAAGCAAGTTGATGCCGGAACGTTGTCCATTGTTCTTACCCATGCTGGGGATAGTTCGGTGATAAAAGATCTGCTGGGGAATGAAATGCCTCAATGGCAGATGATGTCTGCGGAGGAGCAGGTGGTCAGTTATCGGGTTTCCAGTGATGAGCGCCGGCGGATTGAAAAGCTTGCCATTGACCAGGCCGTGGAAACCATGCGCAACCGCATCGATCAGTTCGGCGTTTCCGAGCCGGAAATCAGACCCCAGGCAGACAACCGGATTTTGGTGCAGTTGCCCGGCATCAAGGATACCAGGCGGGCCATTGATCTGATCGGTAAAACGGCACTGCTTGAGTTCAAGCTGGTGAGTGAATCGTTTGATCCCCGGAACCTGGAATCAGGTACTCTGCCTGATCACCTTGAGGTCTTGTACCAGCAGGAATATGATCCGGTGACCAAGAAAGTGGTCCGTCAGGTTCCTTTTGTGCTGGAGAAGGAGTCCCTGATGACCGGCGAATATATTGCCGATGCCAAGGTTCGCTTCAACTCCCAGTTCGGCGAACCCTATGTGGCGATGGACTTTAACTCCCAGGGGGCGAAGCTGTTTGATCGGATTACGGCTGAGAACGTTAAACGGCGGCTGGCGATTATCCTCGATAATCATGTTTATTCTGCCCCGGTCATCCAGGAGCGGATTGCCGGTGGCAAGGCTCAGATCAGCGGCCGTTTTTCCGCCAAGGAAGCACGCGACCTGGCCATCGTGCTGCGGGCCGGGGCCTTGCCGGCACCCATCAGAATTCTTGAAAAAAGAGCGGTGGGTCCCTCTTTGGGCCATGATTCGATCCGTAAGGGCCTGATATCCATGGTTGTTGGTGGTCTCCTGGTAGTTCTGTTCATGTTTGCCTTTTACCGTCTCAGCGGTTTGGTTGCCAACCTCGCGCTGGTACTCAATATGCTCTTCATTCTGAGCATTTTAGCATTGGCCAAGGCCACCCTGACCCTGCCGGGTATCGCCGGCATTGTTCTGACCATCGGTATGGCCGTTGATGCCAATGTCCTGATTTTTGAACGGATCAAGGAGGAACTGCGGCTGGGCAAGACCCCCCGGGCTGCCCTTGACAGCGGCTACGGCAAGGCATTTTTGACCATTATGGATGCCAATATAACGACCTTGATTGCCGCCATTGTCCTCTATCAGTATGGTACCGGCCCCATCAAGGGGTTTGCCGTTACCTTGTCCGTCGGGATTATTTCCAGCTTGTTTACCGCCATTTTTGTTACCCGGCTGGTGTATGATTTTATTCAGGAGCGGAAAGCCCTGAAACGGTTAAGTATTTAA
- the secF gene encoding protein translocase subunit SecF, with protein sequence MQFIKPGTTIDFVSRRFLFLSLSAAVIAIGLISLIFHGGLNYGIDFVGGTLVQVKFGQATTPDAIRDALQGLDLGNSTIQQFEEAEGGEFLIRVEKSKADLVDLSDEIKGALDIRYGPGQVDIRRVEMVGPKVGEDLRRKGIFAIIYAIIGILVYVTFRFEFKFAVGAVVALVHDVLITVGLFSLLNMEFSLPIVAALLAIVGYSLNDTIVVYDRIRENLRKAGRKTYEDVINASINETLSRTILTSLTTLLVLISLYFLGGGVIHDFAFALIVGVVVGTYSSIFIASPVVIAMRKMKFLQRQNQKV encoded by the coding sequence ATGCAGTTTATTAAGCCTGGAACAACCATTGACTTTGTCAGTCGGAGATTCCTTTTCCTAAGCCTTTCAGCGGCCGTCATTGCGATTGGCCTCATATCCCTGATCTTCCATGGTGGCTTGAATTATGGCATCGATTTTGTCGGGGGTACCCTCGTGCAGGTGAAGTTCGGCCAGGCAACCACGCCTGATGCCATTCGCGATGCCCTTCAGGGTCTTGACCTGGGCAATAGTACCATCCAGCAGTTTGAAGAGGCGGAGGGGGGGGAATTTCTCATCAGGGTGGAGAAATCAAAAGCTGATCTGGTGGATCTCTCTGATGAGATCAAAGGGGCTCTGGATATACGGTATGGTCCCGGACAGGTGGACATCCGCCGGGTTGAGATGGTTGGTCCCAAGGTTGGCGAGGATCTGCGCCGCAAAGGGATATTTGCCATTATCTACGCCATAATTGGTATTCTCGTATATGTTACTTTCCGGTTTGAATTCAAGTTTGCCGTCGGTGCGGTAGTCGCGCTGGTGCATGATGTGCTGATTACCGTGGGGCTCTTTTCACTGCTCAACATGGAGTTCAGCCTGCCGATTGTTGCCGCCCTGCTGGCCATCGTCGGGTATTCGCTCAACGATACGATCGTCGTCTATGACCGGATCAGGGAAAACCTGCGTAAAGCGGGGCGCAAAACCTATGAGGACGTTATCAATGCGTCGATCAACGAAACCCTGAGCCGGACAATTCTGACCTCCCTGACAACGTTATTGGTTCTGATCAGTCTTTATTTCCTCGGCGGCGGTGTCATCCATGACTTTGCCTTTGCCTTGATTGTCGGTGTCGTGGTGGGGACCTATTCTTCCATCTTTATTGCCAGTCCGGTGGTCATTGCCATGCGCAAGATGAAATTTCTGCAGCGCCAGAACCAAAAGGTCTAA
- a CDS encoding radical SAM protein, with protein MRLAEIFTSLQGESTFAGLPCVFVRCAGCNLCCSYCDTTYAREYAAGREMTIDEVVALVLAEEVPMVEITGGEPLLQPETPRLIDRLLAAGRKVLLETNGSQDISRIDQRVQIILDIKTPGSGMAECNRLENLSSLGDNCQVKFVLTDEDDFWWSRDFIRLHLSSVSEILFSPVHGLLAPRRLAELILQEQLPVRLQLQLHRLLWPGEERGR; from the coding sequence ATGCGCCTTGCAGAAATATTTACCAGCCTCCAAGGGGAGTCCACATTTGCCGGACTCCCCTGTGTTTTTGTGCGCTGCGCCGGCTGCAATCTTTGCTGCTCCTATTGTGATACCACCTATGCCCGGGAGTATGCAGCGGGCCGGGAAATGACGATTGATGAGGTTGTCGCGCTGGTTCTTGCCGAGGAGGTGCCAATGGTGGAGATCACCGGCGGGGAACCCCTGCTCCAACCTGAAACCCCCCGGTTGATCGATCGTCTGCTGGCGGCCGGTAGAAAAGTGTTGCTGGAAACCAATGGTTCCCAGGATATTTCCAGGATCGATCAGCGGGTGCAGATTATTCTCGATATTAAAACCCCGGGGAGCGGGATGGCTGAATGTAATCGTCTGGAGAACCTTTCCAGCCTGGGGGATAACTGCCAGGTGAAATTCGTCCTGACTGATGAAGATGATTTTTGGTGGAGCCGTGATTTTATCCGCTTACATCTGTCATCCGTCAGCGAAATTTTATTCAGTCCGGTGCACGGTCTGCTGGCTCCCCGGCGGCTGGCGGAGCTGATTCTCCAGGAACAGCTGCCGGTCAGGCTGCAGTTGCAGCTGCACCGGCTGTTATGGCCCGGAGAGGAGCGCGGAAGATAA
- the queC gene encoding 7-cyano-7-deazaguanine synthase QueC, translated as MAEKKAVILLSGGLDSATVTAVARAEEYHLYCLSFDYGQRHAFELQAAERVAASMGAVEHLILRLDLGRIGGSSLTDHRLAVPKGGVHLLTGEIPSTYVPARNTIFIAHAVSWAETLGARDIFLGVNALDYSGYPDCRPEYVAAMERAVNLGTKLGVQEKAPYFRLQTPLISLRKQEIIALGLRLGVDYSLTHSCYEPDGRGNPCGLCDSCRLRLAGFKSNGLADPLPYQDQMRES; from the coding sequence ATGGCGGAAAAGAAAGCGGTAATCCTGCTCAGTGGTGGTCTTGATTCGGCCACGGTGACCGCCGTGGCTAGAGCTGAGGAGTATCATCTCTACTGCCTGAGTTTCGACTATGGCCAGCGCCATGCGTTTGAACTGCAGGCGGCGGAGCGGGTGGCCGCCTCTATGGGAGCGGTGGAACATCTGATTCTGCGGTTGGACTTGGGGAGAATCGGAGGGTCTTCACTGACCGATCATCGCTTGGCGGTACCGAAGGGAGGAGTGCATCTGCTGACCGGCGAGATTCCTTCCACCTATGTTCCAGCCCGCAACACCATCTTTATTGCCCATGCGGTTTCCTGGGCTGAAACCCTGGGAGCCCGTGATATTTTTCTAGGGGTTAATGCCCTTGACTACAGTGGCTACCCCGATTGTCGGCCGGAGTATGTGGCAGCCATGGAACGGGCGGTGAATCTGGGTACCAAACTGGGGGTACAGGAAAAAGCCCCCTATTTTCGCCTGCAAACTCCCCTTATATCACTTCGTAAACAGGAAATTATCGCCCTGGGGCTGCGTCTAGGAGTGGATTATTCACTGACCCACAGCTGCTATGAGCCTGATGGCCGGGGAAATCCCTGCGGTCTATGTGACAGTTGTCGTTTGCGGTTGGCAGGGTTCAAGAGCAACGGTTTGGCTGATCCGTTGCCCTATCAGGATCAAATGCGGGAAAGCTGA